The Mycolicibacterium aurum genome segment CCGCCGATGGAGACGCGCTCGTTGCCCAGTGTCGCCCGGGCGACCAGCCACCCCTTGTTCACATCGCCCACCACGTCGTCGTCGGGCACGAACACGTCGTCGAAGAACACCTCGTTGAAATGCGAGTCGCCGGTGATGCCGCGCAGCGGGTTGACCGTCACGCCTTCGGCGTTCATGTCGATCGCCATCATGGTCACGCCCGCGTGCTTGGCGGCGTCGGGATCGGTGCGCACGGTGGCCAGCCCCCACTGGCACATGTGCGCCAGGCTCGTCCACACCTTCTGCCCGGTGATCCGCCACCCGCCGTCGACCTTCTTGGCCGAGGTGCGCACCGCGGCCGCGTCCGAGCCGGCCCCCGGTTCGGAGAACAGCTGGCACCACATGACCTGGCCGCGCAGCACGGGTTCCACCCAGCGCTCACGCTGGTCGTCGGTTCCGGCCTGGGCGATCGTCAATGCCACCCACCCGGTGATTCCCATGTCGGGACGCTCGACCGGTGCCGATTCCCCGTCCTCCCCCGCCGAGCCGAACTCCTCCTCGATGACGAGCTGTTCGAGCACGTCCGCGCCCCGGCCCCACGGTTTCGGCCAGTGCGGCACCAGATACCCCGAATCGACCAGATAGTCGCGTTGCCGGTCGGCGGGCAGCGAGCGTACTTCCGCGGCGGCCTCGCGGGCCTGGCTGCGGTAGGCCTCGGATTCCGGCGGCAGTGTGAACGACGCGCCCCGGGCTCGGCCGCTGCGCTGGCCCTCGACGACGTCGAGCAGTGGGTCGACGCCGTCGGCCATCAGCGCGGCCAGCGTGCGGGCCCGGCGCAGGTAGAGGTGGGCGTCGTGCTCCCACGTGTAGCCGATCCCGCCGTGCAGTTGAATGTTGTTCTGCGCATTGAACACCTGGGCGCGGATCGCCAGCGCCGCCGCCACCGCGGCGGGGAACCACGCGCTGTCGAGGTCGTCGGCGCGGGCCGCGTCCCAGGTTGCCGCCGTCGCGACCTCGGCGTTCACCAGCATGTTGGCGGCATGGTGTTTGACGGCCTGGAACGTGCCGATCGTCCGCCCGAACTGTTCGCGCACCTTGGCGTAGTCGACTGCCATGTCCAGCGCCGCCCAGCTGACACCGACCGCCTCGGCCGCGGCAAGGATCCGGAACACCGTCCTGGCGTTGCGGGCCGCTCCCCGCAGAACCCGGTCGGCGGGGATGGAGACACCGGTCAGAGTGACGGAGCCGATGCTGCGCGTGGTGTCCAGACCGTCCAGCGCGGCGACGGAGACGCCCTCGGCGGCGGCGTCGACGAGCAGCACATCCTCGCCGCTGACCAGCGCAAGCAGGCCGGCGTCCGGCGCGCCCAACACGGCGGGGCTCTGCCCGCTCGCCCGACCGTCCGGGTCGACGGTGACCGTTCCCGACACGCCGAGGGCGGCCACCGTCTCGCCGCCGGCGAGACCCGGAAGCAGTTCTGCCCGAACCGAATCGGGCGCGCAGCGATCGATCACGACGGCGGCCGAGACGCTGGACAGGAACGGCCCGGGACTCAGCCGGCGGCCGAGGCATTCGACCACGACCGACAGTTCCGCCAGACCGAAGCCCGAGCCGCCGTACGCTTCGGCGACGGCCAGCCCGGTCCAGCCGAGTTCGGTTGCGGCCGACCAGATGTCGGCCGGGTGGGTGGAGCCTCCGGACAGCGTCGCCCGGGCTTGGGTCAACGCCTGGAGCCGCTCAAGCTGGCCGGAGGTGGCCTCGGCGAGGTCCTGATGGTCCTCTGTGATGGCCAGTGCGGACGTATGCGCTGTCTTGCTCACCAGGAAGGCCTCTTCATCGAGTTGACGGTTGTCAATTGACGGTATCGCGACGGGCTCACCGTGCAGTATTTGTGACAGGGGTCACAATGTGACGTCACTTTCGAACGGAGTAGACAACTTCATCCAGATTGTCCGTTTGGGATATCGGCTTGCGGGTACGCTCGCGCCATGACGGAACGGCCGGACATCCGGTACCCCGGGCCCACCTTCACGACTCGCCTCCAGTGGTTGCTGAAAGCCGGGCCGTCCGACCACCTGTTGGCGCTGAGCGTGGCGTCGGCGTCGCTTCCGGTGATCGGCAAGCACCTCGAGCCACTCGGTGCGCTGACCGCCGCGGGTATCTGGGGCGCCCGGCACGCCCCGGACATGGTGACCGCGACCGCCCGCTCGCTGTTCACACCGAAGGATCCCGGCGCCGCCGAGATCAAACGCCAAGAACGAGAGAGCACCAACGCCGTCTCCGAGGCCGCTCTGCGCGGTGTCGTCTCGGCCAAAGACCTCGAGATCGAGTGGCCACAGGCCGAGCGCACCCCGCCGTTCTGGAAGGCGCGTGAACACCGCCGTCACGTGCACCGCACCTCGGTGCGGTACGGCCCGCGACCCACCCAGCTGATGGACGTCTGGCGTCGTGACGATCTGCCCGCCGGGTCGGCGCCGGTACTCCTCTTCATTCCGGGTGGCGCGTGGGTGCACGGCAGCCGCCTGCTTCAGGGCTACGCGTTGATGTCGCACCTGGCCGAGAAGGGCTGGGTGTGCCTGTCCATCGACTACCGGGTGGCGCCGCACAACCCGTGGCCCGCCCACATCACCGATGTCAAGACCGCCATCGCCTGGGCCCGCGCCAACGTCGACAAGTTCGGCGGCGACCGTAACTTCGTGGCGATCGCGGGCACATCGGCCGGCGGCCACCTCGCCGCGCTGGCCGGTCTGACCGCCAACGACCCCGAACTGCAGGGAGACCTGCCGGAGGGTTCCGACACCTCGGTCGACGCGGTGGTCGGGATCTACGGTCGCTACGACTGGGAGGACAAGTCCACGGTCGAGCGCGTCCGGTTCGTCGATTTCCTCGAGCGCGTGGTCGTCCGGCGCAAGATCGCCAAGCATCCGGACGTGTTCCGCAAGGCCTCGCCGATTGCGCGGGTGCACGCCGAGGCGCCGCCGTTCCTGGTGGTGCACGGTACCGGCGACAGCGTCATCCCGGTGGCGCAGGCGCGAAGCTTTGTGGACCGTCTGAAGGAGGTGTCCCGCTCGGTGGTCAGCTATGTCGAACTTCCCGGTGCAGGTCACGGCTTCGACATGACCGACGGCGCCCGCACTGGTTCGGCGTCGACGGCAATCGGCTTGTTTCTCAACCATATTCACCGAAACAGAAGCCTCATCGGGGCCAAAGAGGTTATATAGTCACCTCCGGTCCTAAGAAGGTGGCGCGGTGAAAAGGCTTCG includes the following:
- a CDS encoding acyl-CoA dehydrogenase, which produces MSKTAHTSALAITEDHQDLAEATSGQLERLQALTQARATLSGGSTHPADIWSAATELGWTGLAVAEAYGGSGFGLAELSVVVECLGRRLSPGPFLSSVSAAVVIDRCAPDSVRAELLPGLAGGETVAALGVSGTVTVDPDGRASGQSPAVLGAPDAGLLALVSGEDVLLVDAAAEGVSVAALDGLDTTRSIGSVTLTGVSIPADRVLRGAARNARTVFRILAAAEAVGVSWAALDMAVDYAKVREQFGRTIGTFQAVKHHAANMLVNAEVATAATWDAARADDLDSAWFPAAVAAALAIRAQVFNAQNNIQLHGGIGYTWEHDAHLYLRRARTLAALMADGVDPLLDVVEGQRSGRARGASFTLPPESEAYRSQAREAAAEVRSLPADRQRDYLVDSGYLVPHWPKPWGRGADVLEQLVIEEEFGSAGEDGESAPVERPDMGITGWVALTIAQAGTDDQRERWVEPVLRGQVMWCQLFSEPGAGSDAAAVRTSAKKVDGGWRITGQKVWTSLAHMCQWGLATVRTDPDAAKHAGVTMMAIDMNAEGVTVNPLRGITGDSHFNEVFFDDVFVPDDDVVGDVNKGWLVARATLGNERVSIGGGSGAPTGTTPDHLITLLDSSPTGAMYVRRAGEVIAEIHTLRLLNLRRATRAIAGAEPGPEGNVTKLLVAESGQHLTELAFELAGTAAVVGQTPQLTLSYLGNRAMTIAGGTSEITRNTIAERILGLPRDPLLR
- a CDS encoding alpha/beta hydrolase — translated: MTERPDIRYPGPTFTTRLQWLLKAGPSDHLLALSVASASLPVIGKHLEPLGALTAAGIWGARHAPDMVTATARSLFTPKDPGAAEIKRQERESTNAVSEAALRGVVSAKDLEIEWPQAERTPPFWKAREHRRHVHRTSVRYGPRPTQLMDVWRRDDLPAGSAPVLLFIPGGAWVHGSRLLQGYALMSHLAEKGWVCLSIDYRVAPHNPWPAHITDVKTAIAWARANVDKFGGDRNFVAIAGTSAGGHLAALAGLTANDPELQGDLPEGSDTSVDAVVGIYGRYDWEDKSTVERVRFVDFLERVVVRRKIAKHPDVFRKASPIARVHAEAPPFLVVHGTGDSVIPVAQARSFVDRLKEVSRSVVSYVELPGAGHGFDMTDGARTGSASTAIGLFLNHIHRNRSLIGAKEVI